The DNA sequence CCATCTCTGCTCCCTgtcccctctctgctccctgtcccgtctctgccccctgtcccgtctctgccccctgtcccatctctgccccctgtcccctctctgctccctgtcccatctctgccccctgtcccctctctgctccctgtcccatctctgccccctgtcccctctctgctccctgtcccctctctgctccctgtcccctctctgctccctgtcccctctctgctccctgtcccctctctgccccccgtcccctctctgccccccgtcccctctctgccccctgtcccatctctgctccctgtcccctctctgccccccgtcccctctctgccccccgtcccctctctgccccccgtcccctctctgccccctgtcccatctctgccccctgtcccatctctgcccccctctcccatcTCTGCTCCCTGTCCCATGTCagcctgccccctgccccctctctgtgtTGTTTAGCACAGTGCTCTATAAATTGAGTCTCCCGTGACCCTGCTccgtcccccctctctccaccccacaGGAGCCCGCTGAACGAGGACGTGTTcacccccccccgggggggggaggagggccgGGCCGTGGTGCCGGAGGTCCAGCAGCTGAGCGAGCAGATCCACCGGCTCCTGCTGCAGCCCAGCCACTGCGCCACCGGGGGCGCTCACGAGTACCCCGGCAACGGCTCGTCCAGCGACAGCGCCGTGGCCGTCGAGgaccccgcccgcccgcacaGACCCGTGAGTCGCCGCCCGGAGAGACCCGCCCCCTTCACCATACACCTcgccctacccccccccccccccccccaccctcgcggGACAGAAACACTCATTCTGATTTTACAGTGCTGCTTTACACGCGCGTCTCGCAAAGCGCACAGATGTACAAACGCTGACCTCTCACCCCTTTGGAATGGACCGTGACTGCCCCCTAGAGTCAGGCTAGAAACGCTGCAGCCAAGAGTTACACTAGAAGCACTGCCCCCTAGAGACAGGCTAGATACACTGCCCCCTAGAGTCAGATTAGAAACACTGCCCCCTAGAGGTACACGAGAAACACTGCCTCATCTCACACGTCCCCGTAGGACACACATTAATGCTATGAGCCTTTCGCTGAGCCAGCTGAGGTGTTGGGAGTGGCTGTGATCGGCTGCGTTTTTAACGTCCCCAGATGACCTTCCAGCAGATGTGTAAGGACGTGCACGTGGTGAAGTCCAACGGGCAGCAGGTCTTCATCGACTCCCGCAGCCGCCCCCCCCATCGTAAACACCCCAGCGCTGGTAAGCCTTTAAAGTGGTACTTACACTCCCACACGGCTATACGCCAAGGGCCTGACTACTGAGGCCTTTAACACACGCTAagccttttagcacacgcacattcattctgtctcccacgcatatgcacacacacacaccgcgcactcacacacacacacacacacacacgcatacacacacacacacgcacattcattctgtctcccacgcatatgcacacacacacacctgtgcgcactcacacacacacacacacacacacacacacgcatacacacacacacacgcacattcattctgtctcccacgcgtatgtacacacacactcacactgcacactcacacacacacacgcatattcaTTCTGTCTCCCAcgcgtatgcacgcacacacacacacacacacacacacacacacacacacacactcacactcacatgcaaactcacaccacacacacacacacacatacacacactcacatgcaaactcacaccgtacacacacacacacacacacacacatacacacacacacacacacacacgcatacacacacacacacacacacacgcacattcattctgtctcccacgcgtatgcacacacacacacacacgcatacacacactcacacacacacgcacattcattcTGTCTCCCACGcgtatgcatgcatacacacacacacacacacacactcacatgcaaactcacaccacacacacacgcatacacaccacacacgcatacacacacacacacactcacatgcaaactcacaccacacacacactcacaccgcgcactcacacacacatacacgcatacacacacacacacacacacacacacactcacatgcaaactcacaccgtacacacacacacacacacacgcatacacacacacacacacacacacactcacatgcaaactcacaccgcacacacacacacacactcacacacaccacacacacacacgcacacgcatacacacacacacacacacacacaccacacacacacacacacgcatacacacacacacacacacactcacatgcaaactcacaccgcacactcacgcacacgcatacacgcatacacacacacacacacacacacacacacacacacacactcacatgcaaactcacaccgtacacacacacacacacacacgcatacacacacacacaccacacacacacacacacacacacgcatacacacacactcacatgcaaactcacaccgcacactcacacacacacacacacacacgcatacacacacacatacacacttacacaagcacacacacacacacgcatacacacacacacacacacacatacacacttacacaagcacacacacacacacacacacactcacatacacacttacacaagcacacacacacacacacacactttcacatacacacacacacacacacacactcacatacacacacacacacacacacacacacactcacatgcaaactcacaccgtacactcacacacacacgcacacacacacacactcacacacacacacacacacacgcacattcattctgtctcccacgcgtatgtacacacacacacacacacacacacacacacacacacacactctaacgtTGTGCGTTTGTTCAGGAGCAGAGGGAACCCTGAAAGTCGCAGACACGTCCAAACCAACGGGGGACGTGACCAAACAGGCGCCGGCTCCCCAAAACCCTGTCACCCCCCCTGCGCCGCCCGTTAGGAAGGAGAGCACCACCCCCTACTCGTACCAACAGATCAACTGCCTGGACAGCATCATAcggtgggtgtgtctgtgaggagggggggctaCTTTTCCTGGGTTTAAATGCGTTGGGTTACCTGGCTGTTTTCCCCCTTGCTTTTTACCGTGCAGTGTTTAGAGAGGTGGCTACTAAAGTCGCAGGgtagtgatgtcacttcctgtcatcCACAGTTACCTGGAGAGCTGCAACGTACCCAACACGGTTAAGAGGAAGTGTGCGTCCTCCTCAGGGGCGGCGTCCTCCACTTCTGATGATGACAAGCAGAAGGAGTCAGGAACCCCAAAAGGTAATTAAGTTTAACCCGGTGGAGAGTGCGAGACTGTACTGCCCCCTGGTGTGTGGCTGTCCTGTGGTTGTCAATGATCTAAGTCTGCATACTCTGATTCTTTGAGAACTATTCTcaatacagtgtgtgtttgtttctgtgtctgtgtgcatgcacatctgtgtgtgtgtgcgcgtgcatgtatttgtgtgtgtgtgtctgcgtgtgtgtgtacatgcttatCTGTGCTCGTGCGTCTCTGCAGGTGCAGCAGTAGCTCTGggcgctgaccccgcccccctgccccccctggcTCTGCACCCGAAGGCGGAGAGCGTGATGTCCGTCACGTCCCAGTGCAGCTTCAGCAGCACCATCGTACACGTCGGGGACAAGAAGCCCCCCGAGTCAGgtaccctgccccccctccccgcgtcTATCTGCCCCCGAGTCAGgtaccctgccccccctccccgcgtcTGTCTGCCCCTGAGTCAggtaccctgccccccccctccccgcgtcTATCTGCCCCTGAGTCAGGtaccctgcccctgccccaccccacctgcaGCTATCTGCCCCTCGAGTCCggtaccctgcccccccctccccgcgtcTGTCTGCCCCTGAGCCAAgtaccctgccccaccccccctgcagcTATCTGCCCCTCGAGTCCGgtaccctgccccctcccctctcctgcccctctctctctatctgcccCTAGAGTGCAGGTTTACCTGGGGTGAGCGTGTAGCTGTAGATGTGTGAGGGATGTGTAcccggtgtgtgtgcgtacgtttgGCCATGCAGAAGGGTTGTCTGCTGTCCCAGCCCACACGTCCCAGCTGTGgcctgctgctgtgtttctctctcgTCTCCCTCCCCCAGAGTGACATTTCTCCCccgtttctttctctctctccccctccagacATCGTGATGGAGGacgccccgcccacccccacccccacgcccgcCCTCCCCTCCAACCTCGCCCCGCCCAcggcggcccctcccccttcggcccccccggcccccgcggCCCCCGCGGCCCCGGAgcgagaggggaggagggggtgcgCGGGGTGCGTGGGGCTGACCAAGGAGGTGCTGCTGGCTCACAcgcagcaggaggaggtggcCTTCCTGGGCCGCTTCCAGGACCTGAGCCGCCTCCGCGTGCTggaccccgcccccggccccgccccctacgCCGGCAACGCCGCACAGCGCGGCCACACCGCCGCAGCCTTCAACAGAGGTACGTCCCGacccgagggggagggggcccgcaccccgcaccccgcaccccgcaccccgcacccTGCACCCCGCACCCCTCACACTGTCAGgaacctggtttcttgggtctgaattgcttgctgatattaagggagcagactctgtggctctccaggaccaggggcCAGTATCACAAAGCAGAGTAACTGAGTCAGCTGggtaactgcgctgagtaaaacccggagaaccctcccaaatctggaacatggactgaagtataaagagctgttccgtgttttactcagcgcagttatcctgCTAACTCACTAATCCTGATTGGTGGTACAGGCCCCAGGATTGTGGGTAGCTGTATTTTGGTCTGTCACGCtcaccctccccttccccccgcccccctggttTTGGCAGGAGTGCGAAGCTCCCGGGACTACCCCACCGTGGGCAGTAGTGGGCGCCGAAGAGGCAGAGGAGGCAAGAGACTGAAGCACCAGGAGACCTCCGATCAGGGCAGCTCCTTGGGGGCTGGGGCCGCGTTTCTGGGACCCCTGGGGGGTACGGCAGGCAGGGCGGAGGGACCTCTGGCCGCCTCTGTCCCACCACACCCCCAGATGTCCATGGGGCCACagacttcctcctcctcttggcCCAACTCCGTGGGGTCCCAGGCCAGCCTCCCCTCTGTCCCGTACCACCCCGGCGTCCTGCCCCTCTaccccctctacccccctctggccccgcccatGCCCCATCCCGCTGTGGACGTCCCGAATCCAGACCCCTCCCTGCGCTACCCGCTGCCCTCCGCCCacctggctccgcccctgggGCCCCCCATGGTGGCGTTCGTTCTGCCGAATTACATTTTCCCCCAACCCAGTCCTCCGGTCCCGCAACCCAACACTCCGATTCCTCAACCCAACCTTCAGATTTCGCAACCCAACCCCCAGATTCCCCAACCCAGCTTCCCCGTTTCTTCTGTCCCTCAGAATTTTTACAACCCCGACCACATGTTCCCCTTCCCCCGTCCTGCGGCGGTGGCCCCCGCCCCTCTGCTGCCCCCCGGCACGCCCAGCGCCACCCCTCGCGCCCCGTCccgctccagcaccccccagtCCTGCGGCCAGGCGCCCCCGGAAAGGGACGGGACGGCGTCTCCCCTCTTCCAGTCCCGAtgctcctcccccctcaacctgctgcagctggaggagtCGCCTAGCAACCGGCTGGAGGTTGCGTCAGCCCTGGTTGCCACCCAACAGGCCACGCCTCCTCTGAACGGGGCCGCGCAGGATTGGACGGCTGAACGGGGAGGCGTCGCCGGAGGGAAGGCCTCGGCGAACCGGAGCGACGCAGTCGGCGACGGGAAAGAAAACGAGCCTGTGAGAAACGTTTTGGATTTTACCGTTGGGTTCGGCAGTAGAGTACCGCTGTCCGCTAATCCCATTATGCTAATCGCCCGTCCGCTTTCTGCTCCAGTTATTttgctgtgtgcctgcatgttttTGCCAATGTGTGGTGGCCGCTCTCCAAATTGACTCCCAGCGACTGACTCGCGTGTCAAGTCGCTGGTGTTTTAATTGGTGTTTAGCATGTcgttagcgtagcgtagcgtagctcCCTCTGTAGGCTAACTCTTCGGCTTCCTGCTGTTTAGCATGTCGTTAGCGTAGCGTAGCTCCCTCTGACTGGATGTTCTGTAGGCTAACGCTTCGGCTTACCGGTGTTTAGCATGTCGTTAGCGTAGCGTAGCTCCCTCTGAGTGGATGTTCTGTAGGCTAACGCTTCGGCTTACCGGTGTTTAGCATGTCGTTAGCGTAGCTCCCTCTGAGTGGAGGTTCTGTGGGCTAACTCTTCGGCTTACCGGTGTTTAGCATGTCGTTAGCGTAGCGTAGCTCCCTCTGAGTGGATGTTCTGTAGGCTAACGCTTCGGCTTCCTGCTGTTTAGCATGTCGTTAGCTTGCGTAGGTCCCTCTGAGTGGATGTTCTGTAGGCTAACGCTTCGGCTTACCGGTGTTTAGCATGTCGTTAGCGTAGCGTAGCTCCCTCTGAGTGGATGTTCTGTAGGCTAACGCTTCGGCTTCCTGGTGTTTAGCATGTCGTTAGCGTAGCGTAGCTCCCTCTGACTGGATGTTCTGTAGGCTAACGCTTCGGCTTACCGGTGTTTAGCATGTCGTTAGCGTAGCGTAGCTCCCTCTGAGTGGATGTTCTGTAGGCTAACGCTTCGGCTTACCGGTGTTTAGCATGTCGTTAGCGTAGCGTAGCTCCCTCTGAGTGGATGTTCTGTAGGCTAACTCTTCGGCTTACCGGTGTTTAGCATGTCGTTAGCGTAGCGTAGCTCCCTCTGAGTGGATGTTCTGTAGGCTAACGCTTCGGCTTCCTGGTGTTTAGCATGTCGTTAGCGTAGCGTAGCTCCCTCTGACTGGATGTTCTGTAGGCTAACGCTTCGGCTTACCGGTGTTTAGCATGTCGTTAGCGTAGCGTAGCTCCCTCTGAGTGGATGTTCTGTAGGCTAACGCTTCGGCTTACCGGTGTTTAGCATGTCGTTAGCGTAGCGTAGCTCCCTCTGAGTGGATGTTCTGTAGGCTAACTCTTCGGCTTACCGGTGTTTAGCATGTCGTTAGCGTAGCGTAGCTCCCTCTGAGTGGATGTTCTGTAGGCTAACGCTTCGGCTTCCTGCTGTTTAGCATGTCGTTAGCTTGCGTAGGTCCCTCTGAGTGGATGTTCTGTAGGCTAACGCTTCGGCTTACCGGTGTTTAGCATGTCGTTAGCGTAGCGTAGCTCCCTCTGAGTGGATGTTCTGTAGGCTAACGCTTCGGCTTCCTGCTGTTTAGCATGTCGTTAGCTTGCGTAGGTCCCTCTGAGTGGATGTTCTGTAGGCTAACGCTTCGGCTTACCGGTGTTTAGCATGTCCTTAGCGTAGCGTAGCTCCCTCTGAGTGGATGTTCTGTAGGCTAACGCTTCGGCTTACCGGTGTTTAGCATGTCGTTAGCGTAGCGTAGCTCCCTCTGAGTGGATGTTCTGTAGGCTAACTCTTCGGCTTACCGGTGTTTAGCATGTCGTTAGCATGCGTAGCTCCCTCTGAGTGGAGGTTCTGTGGGCTAACGGGTCGGCGTCCCGTCTCTCTTCCAGACGGAAGCCAATGAGTCGTCCAACCAGGACGCCATGTCCACCTCCAGCGACCTTCTGGACCTGCTGCTCCAGGAGGACTCCCGCTCAGGCACCGGCTCGGCCGCCTCAGCCTCGGGGTCCTCAGGGTCCGGCTCCAATGGCTGCAGCATGACGGAGAGCGGCACCAGTGAGTCTTACCTCCAGGGGGCACTCTTTGTACCTCATGTCTCATAccatctaaacacacacacacacacacacacacacacactgtttgtttattttatatttatattccaTTTTTGCAATGCTGATGCCGCTTTTATTTAGGCCATTTTTGGTTCGATTTCtagccttgtatttattttactttacgTTTTTATTCGTAAGAATTTTGGTTTTAATTTGCAATGAGTATTGTGTGAATTACCAGCCTATGAATTCAGCAGCGTTTTCGTCTGCAGGAAGCAGCCAGAGCAGCCACACCAGCAAGTACTTCGGCAGCATCGACTCCTCCGAGAACGACCACTCCCGGAAgcaggcagcagggggcgccggcGAGGAGCAGTTCATCAAGTGCGTGCTGCAGGACCCCATCTGGCTGCTGATGGCCAACGCCGACGAGAAAGTGATGATGACCTACCAGCTGCCCGTCAGGTGAGCCTCAGTCGCCATGGCTACTGCGCGTGTGCCCCACCTCCACCTTTAACATCTGCATGGCTGACGCCACACTGGTGGGGGTTCACTGGGGGAAGGAGAGCactgagggttagggttaaggtgtgtgtgcgtggttgtaatgttgtgtgtggttgtgtgtgtgtgtgtgtgtgtgtgtgtgtgtagcagggaCCGGGAGCAGGTGCTGTGGGAGGACTGGAGGGCtctgagggttagggttagtgtgtgtgtgtgtgtgtgtgtgtgtgtgtgattataatgctgtgtgtgtgtgtgtgtgtgtaatagggACCGGGAGCAGGTCCTGTGGGAGGACCGCAGGGCtctcagggttagggttagtgtgtgtgtgtgtgtgtgtgtgtgtgtgattataatgctgtgtgtgtgtgtgtgtaacagggaCCGGGAGCAGGTCCTGTGGGAGGACCGCAGGGCTCTCAGGTCCATGCAGAAGCAGCAGCCGCGCTTCACTGAGCAGCAGAAGAGGGAGCTGAGCCAGGTGCACCCCTGGATCCGCACGGGACGCCTGCCCCCGGCCATCGACATACAGGTGagcccccctccactcccctcaCTCCAAAATACAGACATACACCTGTCCCAACCACCGACATACAGGTGAGCATCACCCTGCACTCCGTAGTACTGACACAGGACCACGGAGAAGCGTTTTAGCCAGTATCACTTGTCCTGGTTATGGACAACATGCAGCTGTTAGCCCCTTAAAGGCAGATGTTTGTTCCCCATTAGCAGAAGTTATCACTGTTAAACGATCCAGTGCAAATCGGGCGTGTCCCAGGGGTGTGTGCACCtgctcatccccccccccccctcctgtctgTGCCGCAGGTGTGCGTGGGGTGCGGGTCAGCGCCCAGCGTTCCGGAGGCCACGCCTTTCGACGTGCACATCCACGACATGGAGCTGGGCGGAGCTATAGAGCCGCCCCTTCCGGAGAGCGCGCGGGGGAAGGCCCTCgacggctccgcccccgcccccacttcggcccccgccccgcccgaaTCCGCcatggaagaggaggaggagggaggcggagccccGCCCGAAACCAGCGACCAGGAAATGAGggcagaggaacaggaagtgacctcacgGTCGGATCTGGCGAGCGGATTGGCCGTCTGACGCGGGACCCGGTGATGCGTGACGCTAATAATCCCTCGCGTGGCGCACCAGTGCGCCAGGTCGGGGGGCGGAGTTCAGTttaaatttggggggggggggggagtcaccCCCCTACAGGTCCCGTCAGCTGCCGCTCCAGTCAGGGCGTGGCCAGCGGGAGCCGGTCCTGGTTTTCTGGGCCGCCGGTCGGACTGCAGTCGAGCGTACGGCAGCTCATTAGCGCACGGCTCGCTGCGTTACGTGCGCTTTGCCCGGTCAGTGCCTCAGGGccagggtcagtgtgtcagttaCCGTCGGTTCGCACAGTCAGTGTGTCGGTGCCCGTCTGTGAGCTTCGAGAGGAAAATCTCCTTGGAGATGCCTTTCGGggtacagttgtttttttttaggggagGAAAAGAACTATAGTGTAAATAACTGAGTAAAAATATTAACACGTCGGTAACTGGCAGAAAATAAAGCCAAGGTCAAGGCGAGAGAATGtgacttctgattggctgaagataCAGGAAGTAGGGAGGACAGGGGAGGAGTTTGTGGTCACAAGCCACCTGATTGTGGCGGTGAGTTCCTGCCCGGCCTTAATACCGTCAGGCTCATGCAAAGCACCTTCATTTCCAGACCGCAGCGATGAGATGACCGCTGTTCTCAGCCGTACTGGAAGCAGACGCGTAGTGAAGTGTGAACGTGGTTTACTGAGCTGAAAGAGGTCGTTTTGAGTGACGGCTCAGTTTGGTTGTGCAGCGGCACTATGGCATATTCCTGTCAGAACGCGTCGTCTGAAAGACTGTATAAATCTGCTTTgcttttgtgatatttttgtttatttaatgcaaaGTATAAATAATGTGACAGAAACGTCAGGCCTTCGTCCGCGACGCTGATTTGTACATTTGAATGTTTCTGAagattttgctttgtttttcgGTGTTCATCCACAAAGACAGAagcgtgtttattttttttaacacagtgtgtttatttttgtacttcATTGTAAATGATGTATTTCTAACTATTTGTGcaagtatgtgtgagtgtgtatatatatgtatatgtgtgtattaaaTCAAATTATCCAAGCATGGATTGTGACTGATGTCAGTTTGAGTTTGAATTCCCTCTTGCATTCGCGGAATGGAAATTGTGTCCCCATGGTAACGGAACCTTTGGCTCTGTTAGTGCTATGGGGTGCATCCGCAGTGGCTTCCACCGAAACGGTGTTTTCCAGGCATCGGACTGCTTGGGTCCACATTTTCGATTCGGTTGTTGGACACGGTTGCGCTGCCATTGGCTGAACGACCAGGAACTGAACGACCTTGTCAGAAGTCTGTCGCCGCTATTGGTCGAGAGCAGCGCTGTCAAGCACTGTCAGTGGTGAGGGGCAAACCTTTTGACTTCAGTCTTACGTCGGAATGCTCAGCGCTTGGGAATTCTTATTGGTGGGCTTGTTTCCATGGGACCCAGGACAAGGTTCAGCATCATGTGGACAATATATGGACAAGTGGAATGAgtcaatctctctctcgctccctctctgtaCAAATCACTTTGTTTTGGTTATGTGCTATTGCATCACTGGTCTTCAGTGTGTTGGTattatatttgtgaaaatactttttgttaataaaataatga is a window from the Anguilla anguilla isolate fAngAng1 chromosome 3, fAngAng1.pri, whole genome shotgun sequence genome containing:
- the per1b gene encoding period circadian protein homolog 1b isoform X2, producing MSDDNSDSAPGSDMRGGMGGAEELSGQQALCSELIGGPSLEAKSAGASPGATGALRSPRDRRAPNSDDTDGLSSGNDSGERESEGGGRRQSTRSSSHSSSSHNGKDSAMILETTESNKSSNSQSPSPPSSSVAYSLLSASSEQDHPSTSGCSSEQSARLQTQKELSRALKELKIRVPLERWGKGCSSTLAALKYALNCVKQVRANQEYYHQWNVEDSHGCSLDLSTFTFEELDNITSEYTLKNTDTFSMAVSFLSGKVVYISPHGSSLLRGKLELLQGALFSELLAPQDVSTFYSGTAPCRLPHWPTCMDSAASPMDCAEEKSMFCRISGGGREFEGGARYHPFRLTPYQLTLRDSDACDPQPCCLLIAERVHSGYEAPRIPPDKRVFTTSHTPSCLFQEVDERAVPLLGYLPQDLVGAPVLLYLHPDDRPVMVAIHKKILQFAGQPFDHSPLRLCARSGEYLTIDTSWSSFVNPWSRKVAFIVGRHKVRTSPLNEDVFTPPRGGEEGRAVVPEVQQLSEQIHRLLLQPSHCATGGAHEYPGNGSSSDSAVAVEDPARPHRPMTFQQMCKDVHVVKSNGQQVFIDSRSRPPHRKHPSAEGTLKVADTSKPTGDVTKQAPAPQNPVTPPAPPVRKESTTPYSYQQINCLDSIIRYLESCNVPNTVKRKCASSSGAASSTSDDDKQKESGTPKGAAVALGADPAPLPPLALHPKAESVMSVTSQCSFSSTIVHVGDKKPPESDIVMEDAPPTPTPTPALPSNLAPPTAAPPPSAPPAPAAPAAPEREGRRGCAGCVGLTKEVLLAHTQQEEVAFLGRFQDLSRLRVLDPAPGPAPYAGNAAQRGHTAAAFNRGVRSSRDYPTVGSSGRRRGRGGKRLKHQETSDQGSSLGAGAAFLGPLGGTAGRAEGPLAASVPPHPQMSMGPQTSSSSWPNSVGSQASLPSVPYHPGVLPLYPLYPPLAPPMPHPAVDVPNPDPSLRYPLPSAHLAPPLGPPMVAFVLPNYIFPQPSPPVPQPNTPIPQPNLQISQPNPQIPQPSFPVSSVPQNFYNPDHMFPFPRPAAVAPAPLLPPGTPSATPRAPSRSSTPQSCGQAPPERDGTASPLFQSRCSSPLNLLQLEESPSNRLEVASALVATQQATPPLNGAAQDWTAERGGVAGGKASANRSDAVGDGKENEPTEANESSNQDAMSTSSDLLDLLLQEDSRSGTGSAASASGSSGSGSNGCSMTESGTRSSQSSHTSKYFGSIDSSENDHSRKQAAGGAGEEQFIKCVLQDPIWLLMANADEKVMMTYQLPVRDREQVLWEDRRALRSMQKQQPRFTEQQKRELSQVHPWIRTGRLPPAIDIQVCVGCGSAPSVPEATPFDVHIHDMELGGAIEPPLPESARGKALDGSAPAPTSAPAPPESAMEEEEEGGGAPPETSDQEMRAEEQEVTSRSDLASGLAV
- the per1b gene encoding period circadian protein homolog 1b isoform X1, producing the protein MSDDNSDSAPGSDMRGGMGGAEELSGQQALCSELIGGPSLEAKSAGASPGATGALRSPRDRRAPNSDDTDGLSSGNDSGERESEGGGRRQSTRSSSHSSSSHNGKDSAMILETTESNKSSNSQSPSPPSSSVAYSLLSASSEQDHPSTSGCSSEQSARLQTQKELSRALKELKIRVPLERWGKGCSSTLAALKYALNCVKQVRANQEYYHQWNVEDSHGCSLDLSTFTFEELDNITSEYTLKNTDTFSMAVSFLSGKVVYISPHGSSLLRGKLELLQGALFSELLAPQDVSTFYSGTAPCRLPHWPTCMDSAASPMDCAEEKSMFCRISGGGREFEGGARYHPFRLTPYQLTLRDSDACDPQPCCLLIAERVHSGYEAPRIPPDKRVFTTSHTPSCLFQEVDERAVPLLGYLPQDLVGAPVLLYLHPDDRPVMVAIHKKILQFAGQPFDHSPLRLCARSGEYLTIDTSWSSFVNPWSRKVAFIVGRHKVRTSPLNEDVFTPPRGGEEGRAVVPEVQQLSEQIHRLLLQPSHCATGGAHEYPGNGSSSDSAVAVEDPARPHRPMTFQQMCKDVHVVKSNGQQVFIDSRSRPPHRKHPSAGAEGTLKVADTSKPTGDVTKQAPAPQNPVTPPAPPVRKESTTPYSYQQINCLDSIIRYLESCNVPNTVKRKCASSSGAASSTSDDDKQKESGTPKGAAVALGADPAPLPPLALHPKAESVMSVTSQCSFSSTIVHVGDKKPPESDIVMEDAPPTPTPTPALPSNLAPPTAAPPPSAPPAPAAPAAPEREGRRGCAGCVGLTKEVLLAHTQQEEVAFLGRFQDLSRLRVLDPAPGPAPYAGNAAQRGHTAAAFNRGVRSSRDYPTVGSSGRRRGRGGKRLKHQETSDQGSSLGAGAAFLGPLGGTAGRAEGPLAASVPPHPQMSMGPQTSSSSWPNSVGSQASLPSVPYHPGVLPLYPLYPPLAPPMPHPAVDVPNPDPSLRYPLPSAHLAPPLGPPMVAFVLPNYIFPQPSPPVPQPNTPIPQPNLQISQPNPQIPQPSFPVSSVPQNFYNPDHMFPFPRPAAVAPAPLLPPGTPSATPRAPSRSSTPQSCGQAPPERDGTASPLFQSRCSSPLNLLQLEESPSNRLEVASALVATQQATPPLNGAAQDWTAERGGVAGGKASANRSDAVGDGKENEPTEANESSNQDAMSTSSDLLDLLLQEDSRSGTGSAASASGSSGSGSNGCSMTESGTRSSQSSHTSKYFGSIDSSENDHSRKQAAGGAGEEQFIKCVLQDPIWLLMANADEKVMMTYQLPVRDREQVLWEDRRALRSMQKQQPRFTEQQKRELSQVHPWIRTGRLPPAIDIQVCVGCGSAPSVPEATPFDVHIHDMELGGAIEPPLPESARGKALDGSAPAPTSAPAPPESAMEEEEEGGGAPPETSDQEMRAEEQEVTSRSDLASGLAV